From one Humulus lupulus chromosome 8, drHumLupu1.1, whole genome shotgun sequence genomic stretch:
- the LOC133797381 gene encoding probable inactive purple acid phosphatase 29, whose amino-acid sequence MTSLTLLSFGFNLSITFVVLLIASVSLLPTGVLAAQPNKTHQQKKLRFGSNGEFKILQVADMHFGDGKSTPCLDVLPRQEKGCSDLNTSAFIHRMILAEKPNLIVFTGDNIFGFDATDAAKSLNAAFAPAIASNIPWTAVLGNHDQESTLSREGVMKHVVELKNTLSQVNPSEAEFIDGFGNYNLEVGGVKGSSFENKSVLNLYFLDSGDYSTVSSILGYGWIKASQQYWFERTSSKLRKAYESKPQPQKGPAPGLAYFHIPLPEFASFDKSNFTGVRQEGISSASVNSGFFTTMVEAGDVKAVFTGHDHLNDFCGKLTDINLCYAGGFGYHAYGKAGWSRRARVVVATLEKLEKGGWGGVKSIKTWKRLDDHHLTAIDGQALWSKSSSGSRRKKQIPAA is encoded by the exons ATGACAAGCTTAACGTTGTTGTCGTTTGGTTTCAATCTTAGTATAACGTTTGTGGTGTTGTTAATAGCTTCGGTGTCGTTGCTTCCGACCGGTGTTTTAGCTGCCCAACCGAACAAAACCCATCAGCAAAAGAAGCTCAGATTTGGGTCCAATGGTGAGTTTAAGATACTGCAAGTGGCGGATATGCACTTTGGTGATGGAAAGTCCACTCCTTGTCTTGATGTGCTCCCAAGACAGGAGAAGGGTTGCTCTGATCTCAACACCTCCGCCTTCATCCACCGCATGATCCTCGCCGAGAAACCCAATCTCATCGTTTTCACTG GGGATAATATATTCGGATTTGATGCCACTGATGCTGCTAAGTCTCTAAATGCTGCGTTTGCCCCTGCAATAGCATCCAACATCCCATGGACTGCAGTTTTGGGGAACCATGACCAGGAATCCACTCTCTCAAGAGAAGGGGTAATGAAACACGTAGTTGAGTTGAAGAACACTTTGTCTCAAGTTAACCCTTCAGAGGCTGAGTTTATTGATGGTTTTGGGAACTATAATCTTGAGGTTGGTGGAGTCAAAGGCTCTAGTTTTGAAAATAAATCTGTTCTCAATCTCTACTTCCTGGACAGTGGAGATTACTCTACAGTTTCCTCCATCCTTGGCTATGGTTGGATCAAAGCTTCGCAACAGTACTGGTTCGAACGTACTTCTTCAAAGCTTAGG AAAGCTTATGAAAGCAAGCCACAACCTCAGAAAGGACCTGCCCCAGGGCTTGCATACTTTCATATCCCATTACCGGAATTCGCTAGTTTTGACAAATCAAACTTTACAGGGGTGAGGCAGGAAGGCATTAGCTCCGCTTCTGTGAACTCTGGCTTCTTCACAACCATGGTTGAAGCTGGAGATGTTAAGGCAGTTTTCACAGGCCATGATCATCTAAATGACTTTTGTGGTAAGTTAACTGATATTAACCTTTGCTACGCTGGGGGATTTGGATACCATGCTTATGGGAAGGCTGGATGGTCAAGGAGGGCTAGGGTGGTTGTAGCAACATTGGAAAAACTGGAAAAGGGAGGTTGGGGAGGTGTAAAGTCGATCAAAACTTGGAAACGCCTTGATGATCACCACTTAACCGCTATAGACGGCCAGGCACTCTGGAGCAAGAGCTCTTCCG GTAGCAGAAGAAAGAAACAGATCCCTGCTGCTTGA
- the LOC133797379 gene encoding probable inactive purple acid phosphatase 29: MTRLMLLSFEHNNEKKKMSFGFSLGTCTFMVLLIASLSLLPTGVLAAEPNKTHQQKKLRFGSNGEFKILQVADMHFGDGKSTPCLDVLPSQAKGCSDLNTSAFLHRMILAEKPNLIVFTGDNIFGSDATDAAKSLNAAFAPAIASNIPWAAVLGNHDQQSTLSREGVMKHIVELNNSLAQVNPSEAKFIDGFGNYNLEVGGVKGTSLENKSVLNLYFLDSGDYSTVPSIHGYGWIKASQQYWFERTSSKLRKAYESKPQPQKGPAPGLAYFHIPLPEFASFDKSNFTGVKQEEGISSASVNSGFFTTMVEAGDVKAVFTGHDHLNDFCGNLTDIQLCYAGGFGYHAYGKAGWPRRARVVVATLEKLEKGGWGGVKSIKTWKRLDDHHLTAIDSQALWSKSSYL, encoded by the exons ATGACAAGATTAATGTTATTGTCGTTTGAGCATAATAACGAGAAGAAGAAGATGTCGTTTGGTTTCAGTCTTGGTACTTGTACGTTTATGGTGTTGTTAATAGCTTCGTTGTCGTTGCTTCCGACCGGTGTCTTAGCTGCGGAACCGAACAAAACCCATCAGCAAAAGAAGCTCAGATTCGGGTCCAATGGTGAGTTTAAGATACTGCAAGTGGCGGATATGCACTTTGGTGATGGAAAGTCCACTCCTTGTCTTGATGTGCTTCCAAGCCAGGCCAAGGGTTGCTCTGATCTCAATACCTCCGCCTTCCTCCACCGCATGATCCTCGCCGAAAAACCCAATCTCATCGTTTTTACTG GTGATAATATATTTGGATCTGATGCCACTGATGCTGCTAAGTCTCTAAATGCTGCATTTGCCCCTGCAATAGCGTCCAACATCCCATGGGCTGCAGTTTTGGGGAACCATGACCAGCAATCCACTCTCTCAAGAGAAGGAGTAATGAAACACATAGTTGAGTTGAACAACTCTTTGGCTCAAGTTAACCCTTCAGAGGCTAAGTTTATTGATGGTTTTGGGAACTATAATCTTGAGGTTGGTGGAGTCAAAGGCACTAGTTTGGAAAATAAATCTGTTCTCAATCTCTACTTCCTGGACAGTGGAGATTACTCTACAGTTCCCTCCATCCATGGCTATGGTTGGATCAAAGCTTCGCAACAGTACTGGTTCGAACGTACTTCTTCAAAGCTTAGG AAAGCTTATGAAAGCAAGCCACAACCTCAGAAAGGACCTGCCCCAGGGCTTGCATACTTTCATATCCCATTACCGGAATTCGCTAGTTTTGACAAATCAAACTTCACAGGGGTGAAGCAGGAAGAAGGCATTAGCTCGGCATCTGTGAACTCTGGCTTCTTCACAACCATGGTTGAAGCTGGAGATGTTAAGGCAGTTTTCACAGGCCATGATCATCTAAATGACTTTTGTGGCAATTTAACTGATATTCAACTCTGCTACGCTGGGGGATTCGGATACCATGCTTATGGGAAGGCTGGATGGCCAAGGAGGGCTAGGGTGGTTGTAGCAACACTTGAGAAACTTGAAAAGGGAGGCTGGGGAGGTGTAAAGTCCATCAAAACCTGGAAACGCCTCGATGACCACCACTTAACAGCTATAGACAGCCAAGCACTCTGGAGCAAGAGTTCTTACTT GTAG
- the LOC133797380 gene encoding pentatricopeptide repeat-containing protein At4g01570, translating into MRHGRSLLFKAHKSHSQLGNLLLVASLTKTLSDSGTRYLPEPRSIPLSESLLHQIIRSNALQPSKKLEFFKWCSLSANFKHSALSYSIIFRTLCRAGYLHEVPDLLNSMKEDGVVVDSETFKVLLDSFIRSGNFDSALEILDVMEELGASLNAQMYNSVLVALVRKNQVSMALSMFFKLLEDETYVPSFIACNELLVALRKADMRVEFKRFFDKLGEKKGFEMDIWGYNICIHAFGCWGDLGTSLRLFKEMKASMDPDLCTYNSLLHVLCFVGKVKDALAVWEELKFSGHEPDEFTYRIIIQGCSKSYRIDDATKIFSEMQHNGYRPDTVVYNSLIDGLFKARKVNDACQLFEKMTQEGVRTSSWTYNILIDGLFRNGRAEAGYTLFCDLKKKGQFVDGVTYSIVVLQLCKEGLLEEALELVEEMESRGFAVDLVTITSLLIEIYKQGRWDWTSRLMKHIRDGNLLPNVLRWKMDMEALLKNPQSKRKDYAPLFSSEGEFSEIMNIIRSAEAKMEPELVPDTAKVKAEENIPNDVDQWSSSPYMDHLTNQVLSNDLFAQLFSLSRGRRVQSKEADSFDINMVNTFLSIFLAKGNLSLACKLFEIFTDMGVNPVSYTYNSLMTSFVKKGYFDEAWDILNEMGEKVCPSDIATYNLIIQGLGKMGRADLASAVLEKLIEQGGYLDVVMYNTLINALGKAGRIEEVNKFLEQMRASGISPDVVTYNTLIEVHSKAGRLKEAYKFLKMMLDAGCIPNHVTDTTLDFLGKEIDKQRFEKASIMRYNRD; encoded by the coding sequence ATGCGCCATGGCAGAAGCTTACTCTTCAAAGCTCACAAAAGCCATTCCCAGCTCGGGAACCTCTTACTGGTTGCTTCGCTCACGAAGACTCTATCAGATTCCGGGACTCGTTATCTCCCCGAACCCCGTTCCATTCCGCTCTCGGAGTCTCTCCTCCATCAAATCATTAGAAGCAACGCCCTCCAACCCTCCAAGAAGCTCGAATTCTTCAAATGGTGCTCCCTCTCCGCAAATTTCAAGCACTCGGCTCTCTCCTACTCCATCATCTTCCGTACTCTCTGCCGCGCCGGCTACCTCCACGAGGTCCCGGACTTGCTCAACTCCATGAAGGAAGACGGGGTCGTTGTGGATTCTGAGACCTTCAAAGTCTTACTCGACTCCTTTATTCGATCGGGTAATTTCGATTCCGCGTTGGAAATATTAGACGTAATGGAAGAATTGGGAGCTAGCTTGAATGCTCAAATGTATAACTCTGTTCTCGTCGCTTTAGTGAGGAAAAATCAAGTGAGTATGGCTTTGTCTATGTTCTTTAAGCTTCTAGAAGACGAAACTTATGTGCCCAGTTTCATTGCCTGCAATGAATTGCTAGTCGCTCTTAGAAAAGCGGATATGAGAGTAGAATTCAAACGGTTTTTTGATAAACTCGGAGAAAAAAAGGGGTTTGAGATGGATATTTGGGGCTATAATATATGTATACACGCGTTTGGGTGTTGGGGTGATTTGGGTACTTCTTTGAGGCTTTTCAAAGAGATGAAGGCTTCAATGGATCCAGATTTATGCACTTATAATAGTCTTCTTCATGTTCTTTGCTTTGTTGGGAAGGTGAAAGATGCATTAGCTGTATGGGAGGAATTGAAATTTTCTGGTCATGAACCAGATGAATTCACTTACAGGATTATTATCCAGGGATGCTCTAAATCTTATCGAATAGATGATGCTACGAAGATCTTTAGTGAGATGCAGCACAATGGGTATAGGCCCGATACTGTTGTGTACAATTCCCTCATTGATGGGCTGTTTAAAGCGAGGAAGGTTAATGATGCCTGCCAGCTATTTGAGAAAATGACTCAGGAGGGAGTGAGAACCTCTTCTTGGACTTATAATATTTTGATTGATGGGTTATTTAGGAATGGAAGGGCCGAGGCTGGTTACACTCTATTTTGTGACTTGAAGAAGAAGGGCCAATTTGTAGATGGTGTTACTTACAGCATTGTTGTTCTGCAGCTTTGTAAGGAAGGTCTGCTTGAGGAAGCTCTTGAGTTGGTTGAAGAAATGGAAAGCAGAGGCTTTGCTGTTGATCTAGTTACTATAACTTCACTCTTGATTGAGATTTATAAGCAGGGTCGGTGGGATTGGACGAGCAGGCTCATGAAGCACATTAGGGATGGCAATTTGCTGCCAAATGTGTTAAGATGGAAAATGGATATGGAGGCGTTGTTGAAAAATCCACAGAGCAAAAGAAAGGATTACGCACCACTGTTTTCATCAGAAGGTGAATTTAGCGAGATTATGAACATTATAAGGTCTGCTGAAGCTAAAATGGAACCAGAGCTCGTTCCAGATACTGCCAAAGTCAAAGCTGAGGAGAACATACCCAATGATGTTGACCAGTGGTCATCATCTCCATATATGGATCACTTGACCAATCAAGTTTTATCCAATGACCTTTTCGCTCAGCTATTTTCACTATCTAGGGGAAGGCGAGTTCAATCAAAGGAGGCTGATTCTTTTGATATCAATATGGTCAATACTTTTTTGTCTATCTTTTTGGCCAAGGGAAATCTCAGTTTAGCTTGCAAGTTATTTGAGATTTTCACTGATATGGGTGTCAACCCTGTAAGCTACACTTACAACTCTTTGATGACTTCGTTTGTCAAGAAGGGATACTTTGATGAAGCATGGGACATTCTCAATGAAATGGGGGAGAAGGTTTGTCCATCTGATATAGCAACATACAATTTGATAATCCAAGGCCTTGGAAAGATGGGAAGAGCAGATCTAGCCAGTGCTGTTCTGGAAAAGCTTATAGAACAAGGTGGTTATCTTGATGTAGTTATGTATAACACACTGATCAATGCGCTAGGAAAGGCCGGCCGGATTGAAGAAGTAAACAAATTCCTTGAGCAGATGAGAGCTAGTGGAATCAGTCCGGATGTTGTCACTTACAACACACTTATTGAAGTTCACTCCAAGGCGGGCCGATTGAAGGAAGCCTATAAATTCTTAAAGATGATGCTGGATGCAGGCTGCATTCCAAACCATGTCACGGACACCACTTTGGATTTTCTGGGAAAGGAAATCGATAAACAGAGGTTCGAAAAGGCTTCAATCATGCGCTATAACCGTGATTGA